A genomic stretch from Psilocybe cubensis strain MGC-MH-2018 chromosome 1, whole genome shotgun sequence includes:
- a CDS encoding Carbon catabolite-derepressing protein kinase, with product MAEGHTKLSPEKLGEYTILKDVAEGTFGKVKMAVHTITGHKVAMKYISKAVIQREKTKTRVRREFEYMRTLRHPHIIKLYEVISTPTDIIFVLEFAGGELFNYIVNNGRMDEARARRFFQQIISGIEYSHRLKIVHRDLKPENLLLDDDLNVKIADFGLSNEISDGDFLTTSCGSPNYAAPEVIRGGVYAGPEIDVWSTGVILYVMLTGRLPFEDEDVQLLFQKISQGNFHNPSYLSPDARSLISSMLVVDPVKRITIPEITQHPFFTTDLPRYLTPLPPPPGPVLGTLSSLVTPPKQLDFEIIEGLGKIEEDVVEELANSMIDVDKDDIWECLKRDDGVQGNAVKVAYMLLRDKRRLGKDLAEFAEAERDAQLAAMDPRNAISPTILSPVGAVALEENPFEAEFNAEYESDDPESDELDFISPPLAALDPNSFSPSMIGSTPNGLPQFAVLNSSLPDQLPEQHHLTSYVSAKRSGGERREREKKQHKTKWHFGIRSRSPPMEVMLEIYRTLKTLGMEWKDKKNLGGLGGSRAREARAAMAAASGQATGFPGGKMIERNRDLDGPGSVDLKAASSIYFVETRARVQDVVVLMNLQLYMVDSINYLVDFHHKKSYRASTDPEAGKFDMAVFDPIFTQQEREKDLIAAGAIVPGGAGSDSGRSLKEKEGLYLREDEVVSPFVFMDVACRLILELAGGGDFQRVSD from the exons ATGGCAGAAGGCCACACCAAATTATCCCCAGAGAAGCTTGGAGAGTATACAATACTAAAGGATGTTGCGGAAGGTACCTTTGGAAAGGTCAAAA TGGCCGTACACACGATTACGGGACACAAAGTCGCCATGAAGTACATTTCGAAGGCTGTGATACAGAGGGAGAAAACGAAGACCCGTGTGCGTCGAGAATTTGAATACATGCGCACTCTGCGACATCCACATATCATCAAACT ATACGAGGTGATCTCGACGCCGACGGACATCATCTTTGTGCTTGAGTTTGCTGGAGGAGAGTTATTCAACTACATTGTGAACAATGGGCGGATGGACGAGGCGCGGGCACGCCGTTTCTTCCAGCAGATCATCTCCGGCATCGAGTACTCACACCGTCTCAAAATCGTCCATCGCGATCTCAAACCAGAGAACTTGCTGCTGGACGATGACCTCAATGTCAAAATTGCCGACTTTGGCCTCAGTAACGAGATCAGCGATGGCGATTTCCTCACCACGAGCTGCGGGAGCCCTAATTACGCTGCACCCGAGGTTATCAGGGGTGGAGTATACGCGGGGCCCGAAATCGATGTATGGAGTACTGGTGTTATCTTGTATGTCATGCTCACAGGCCGCCTGCCGttcgaagacgaagacgtcCAACTGCTTTTCCAAAAAATTAGCC AGGGAAATTTCCACAACCCAAGTTATCTCTCGCCCGATGCCAGGTCCCTCATTTCCTCCATGCTTGTTGTCGACCCCGTAAAGCGCATTACGATTCCGGAGATCACACAGCATCCATTTTTCACGACCGACCTGCCGCGATATCTTACGCCTCTGCCTCCACCACCCGGACCTGTGCTTGGCACCCTCAGCTCGCTCGTGACGCCCCCTAAACAGCTCGACTTTGAGATTATCGAAGGACTCGGCAAAATTGAGGAAGATGTGGTTGAAGAGCTCGCGAATAGCATGATTGACGTCGATAAGGATGATATCTGGGAGTGTCTGAAAAGGGATGATGGAGTGCAGGGCAATGCTGTCAAGGTTGCGTATATGCTATTAAGGGATAAGAGAAGACTGGGGAAAGACC TCGCTGAATTCGCGGAAGCTGAGAGGGACGCCCAACTTGCGGCCATGGAT CCGCGAAATGCGATATCGCCCACAATTCTCTCACCAGTTGGCGCAGTCGCATTGGAAGAAAACCCCTTTGAAGCCGAGTTTAATGCAGAATATGAATCCGACGATCCCGAATCCGACGAGCTCGATTTCATCTCCCCTCCGCTCGCTGCTCTTGACCCGAATAGTTTCTCCCCGTCCATGATAGGATCTACACCCAATGGCCTTCCTCAATTCGCCGTCCTCAATTCCTCTTTGCCTGACCAATTGCCAGAGCAGCACCATCTCACATCATATGTATCGGCAAAGAGATCAGGgggagaaagaagagaaagagaaaagaagcaaCACAAAACAAAGTGGCACTTTGGGATCAGGAGCAGAAGTCCACCCATGGAAGTCATGTTGGAGATATACAGAACATTGAAGACATtgggaatggaatggaaggaCAAAAAGAATCTGGGAGGACTGGGAGGATCGAGGGCTCGGGAGGCTAGGGCGGCTATGGCTGCAGCTAGCGGTCAGGCTACAGGATTTCCTGGAGGGAAAATGATTGAACGGAATAGGGATCTTGATGGGCCAGGCAGCGTTGACCTCAAAGCGGCATCGAGCATCTATTTCGTTGAGACCCGCGCGAGGGTACAGGACGTCGTCGTGCTCATGAACCTACAGCTTTACATGGTGGACAGCATCAACTATCTCGTGGACTTCCATCATAAGAAGAGCTATCGAGCAAGTACCGATCCCGAGGCGGGAAAGTTCGATATGGCTGTCTTTGATCCCATCTTCACACAACaggaaagggagaaagaCTTGATTGCTGCGGGTGCTATCGTGCCGGGTGGTGCTGGTAGTGATTCCGGGAGAAGcttgaaagagaaagaaggctTGTACCTCAGGGAAGACGAGGTCGTCTCGCCGTTTGTGTTCATGGATGTAGCCTGTCGGCTGATCCTTGAACTGGCTGGTGGAGGCGA cTTCCAACGCGTCTCG